A portion of the Haemorhous mexicanus isolate bHaeMex1 chromosome 3, bHaeMex1.pri, whole genome shotgun sequence genome contains these proteins:
- the LOC132325771 gene encoding acrosin-like: MNWLSLLVLLTVAGLAHGTWDNCGGTCGLRAVVSDYGLMTYYYGNMAYESGMTRIVGGAGALPGAWPWTVSIQHPWVPDPGHWCGGSLISTQWVLTAAHCFDKFDNISLLYVVIGATQLTQPGHGAQMRSVKQLVIHQYYNPDDMSYDIALLQLDHPVQCSPYIQLACVPDTTLRLSELQNCWVAGWGATAARSQDSADHLQEAKVQLIDLQLCNSSDWYGGEIHTHNLCAGYPQGTIDTCQGDSGGPLMCQDNNADYWWVVGITSWGKGCARPRRPGVYTSTKYFYDWILVHTGASTLGRGSPASQTWSHFTTVPPPTLKPWPIRPIPTQPPTPRPWPTPLPTHKPWPTPLPTHKPWPTPLPTHKPWPTPLPTHKPWPKPTPSGEASSCPFPLNKLVDFFTKVKKLLHQVLGENIA; encoded by the exons atgaATTGGCTCAGCCTCCTCGTCCTGCTGACCGTGGCCGGGCTGGCACATGGGACATGGGACAACTGTGG AGGGACCTGTGGACTCCGAGCCGTGGTGTCGGACTATGGCCTCATGACGTACTACTACGGCAACATGGCTTATGAATCCGGCATGACACGCATCGTGGGTGGCGCCGGTGCCCTGCCAGGGGCCTGGCCCTGGACCGTCAGCATCCAGCACCCATGGGTTCCAGACCCAGGGCACTGGTGTGGAGGGTCCCTCATCAGCACACAGTGGGTCCTCACAGCAGCCCACTGCTTCGACAAGTTTGA TAACATCAGCCTGCTGTACGTGGTGATTGGGGCCACCCAGTTGACTCAGCCGGGCCATGGGGCACAAATGCGCAGTGTCAAGCAGTTGGTGATACACCAGTACTACAACCCTGATGACATGAGCTATGACATCGCCCTGCTGCAATTGGACCATCCTGTCCAGTGCAGTCCCTACATCCAGCTGGCCTGTGTGCCCGACACCACACTGAGACTGTCAGAGCTGCAAAACTGCTGGGTGGCTGGCTGGGGTGCCACTGCTGCAAGAT CTCAAGATTCAGCTGATCACCTCCAGGAGGCCAAGGTCCAGCTCATCgatctccagctctgcaacagcAGTGACTGGTACGGAGGGGAAATCCACACCCACAACCTGTGTGCTGGTTACCCGCAGGGCACCATTGACACCTGCCAG GGTGACAGCGGTGGTCCTCTCATGTGCCAGGACAACAATGCTGACTACTGGTGGGTTGTCGGAATAACCAGCTGGGGGAAAGGCTGTGCCAGACCAAGGCGGCCTGGAGTCTACACCTCCACTAAGTACTTCTATGACTGGATCCTGGTCCACACAGGCGCAAGCACGCTTGGAAGGGGTTCTCCAGCATCACAAACCTGGAGTCATTTTACGACAGTTCCCCCACCAACTCTGAAACCATGGCCAATACGTCCCATTCCCA CACAACCCCCTACTCCTAGGCCATGGCCAACACCCCTTCCCACTCATAAGCCATGGCCAACACCCCTTCCCACTCATAAGCCATGGCCAACACCCCTTCCCACTCATAAGCCATGGCCAACACCCCTTCCTACTCATAAGCCATGG CCAAAGCCAACACCATCAGGTGAGGCTAGCTCCTGCCCATTTCCACTCAACAAGCTGGTAGACTTCTTTACTAAGGTGAAGAAGCTCCTTCATCAGGTCCTTGGAGAAAACATAGCTTGA